The Flavobacterium praedii genome window below encodes:
- the dprA gene encoding DNA-processing protein DprA → MSEENIFYLLALLRIEGVGDIMAKKLLAHFGTAEKVLNAKSDQLAAIDGVGTVLLKNFKDKTIFEKAKQELYFIQNNNIEVHSYLEEKYPDRLKHCIDSPVLLFTTGNINLKNRKIISIVGTRQITSYGTEFCRKLIEDLAPLDPIIVSGFAYGVDIVAHQLAMDHNLQTIGVVAHGLNQIYPKPHKKYVAKMEQNGGFMTEFWSSSNPDKENFVRRNRIVAGMTEATIVIESADRGGSLITANMANDYNRDVFAVPGRTTDKYSQGCNNLIKTQKANVLTSAADLIYMLNWDIEQETKTIQKQLFVTLDDDEQKVYDYLMKSGKELMDIIALHCDFPIYRISGLLLNMELKGVIRPLPGKMFEAI, encoded by the coding sequence ATGTCAGAAGAAAATATATTTTATTTATTGGCTTTACTCCGAATTGAAGGAGTAGGGGATATTATGGCCAAAAAACTGCTTGCCCATTTTGGTACTGCCGAAAAAGTTTTGAATGCCAAGTCGGATCAACTCGCCGCTATTGACGGTGTAGGAACAGTTTTGCTAAAAAATTTTAAAGACAAAACTATTTTTGAAAAAGCGAAACAGGAACTTTATTTTATTCAAAATAATAACATTGAAGTGCATTCTTATCTAGAGGAAAAATATCCAGATCGATTGAAACATTGTATTGATAGTCCTGTTTTGTTATTCACCACAGGAAATATTAATTTAAAAAACCGAAAAATAATAAGTATTGTCGGAACACGTCAAATTACCTCTTATGGTACCGAGTTTTGTCGTAAATTGATAGAAGATTTGGCACCTTTGGATCCAATTATTGTAAGTGGTTTTGCTTATGGAGTTGACATTGTGGCACATCAACTGGCAATGGATCATAATTTACAAACCATTGGTGTTGTGGCTCATGGTTTGAACCAAATTTATCCAAAACCACACAAAAAGTATGTTGCCAAGATGGAACAAAATGGAGGTTTTATGACTGAGTTTTGGAGTTCCTCTAATCCAGATAAAGAGAATTTTGTTCGTAGAAACCGTATTGTAGCGGGAATGACCGAAGCAACTATCGTCATCGAATCTGCTGACAGAGGCGGTTCGCTCATTACCGCCAATATGGCCAATGATTACAATCGAGATGTTTTTGCAGTTCCCGGTCGTACAACTGATAAATACAGTCAAGGTTGTAATAATTTAATTAAAACCCAAAAAGCAAATGTATTAACTAGTGCTGCTGACTTAATTTATATGCTGAATTGGGATATTGAGCAAGAAACCAAAACCATACAAAAACAATTGTTTGTCACACTGGATGATGATGAACAAAAAGTATATGATTATCTTATGAAATCAGGCAAAGAACTGATGGATATCATTGCCCTGCATTGTGATTTTCCTATTTACAGGATTTCTGGATTACTACTCAATATGGAGTTGAAAGGAGTGATACGACCATTGCCAGGTAAAATGTTTGAGGCGATTTAG
- a CDS encoding SPOR domain-containing protein translates to MKIELYIAQLLYRYQCVTVPGFGAFLTEIQSAQLIENSNSFFPPKKMISFNSYLKNNDGLLANHIAQAEKTSYDYAVSAIEYEVLNWKKALQENNSISIKNIGVISLTSENNLHFTLNEQTNYLSESFGLTSFVSPKVKRELEVIKNTTISEITTAIVEEEKSLFNFIPDTETKKSNPYIKYAAILVLGLSVAGTIAYPMYQNRIASETILVETAVQKQVQNKIQEATFFIKTPIPAVTLSLKSNKEVTKLPYHIMAGAFRSEANAQKRYNQLIAKGFKARVLGINKNGLYPVLYGSYSTFAEAEKEKNTITTSDNPEAWILIQSL, encoded by the coding sequence ATGAAAATCGAACTATACATCGCGCAACTTTTATACCGTTACCAATGTGTAACCGTTCCAGGTTTTGGAGCTTTTTTGACCGAAATCCAATCGGCTCAATTGATAGAAAATTCAAATTCCTTTTTTCCGCCAAAAAAGATGATTTCGTTTAATAGTTATTTAAAAAACAATGACGGATTATTGGCCAATCATATAGCACAAGCTGAAAAAACATCTTACGATTATGCTGTAAGTGCTATAGAATATGAAGTTTTAAATTGGAAAAAAGCATTACAAGAAAATAATTCTATTTCGATAAAAAATATTGGAGTTATAAGTCTTACTAGTGAAAATAACTTGCATTTTACTCTAAATGAGCAAACTAACTATTTGTCAGAATCATTTGGATTAACTTCTTTTGTTTCACCAAAAGTTAAAAGAGAATTAGAAGTGATAAAAAACACAACAATTTCAGAGATAACTACTGCAATTGTCGAAGAAGAAAAATCACTTTTCAATTTTATTCCAGATACCGAAACTAAAAAATCAAATCCATATATCAAGTATGCAGCCATTTTGGTTTTGGGATTAAGTGTTGCTGGAACTATTGCTTATCCTATGTATCAAAACAGAATCGCTTCCGAAACCATTTTGGTAGAAACTGCGGTTCAAAAACAAGTACAGAACAAGATTCAAGAAGCAACTTTCTTTATCAAAACTCCAATACCAGCAGTAACACTTTCTTTAAAATCGAATAAAGAAGTAACAAAATTACCGTATCACATTATGGCGGGAGCTTTTAGAAGTGAAGCAAACGCACAAAAAAGATACAATCAATTAATAGCAAAAGGTTTTAAAGCGCGAGTTTTGGGTATTAATAAAAATGGATTATATCCTGTTTTATATGGCAGTTATTCTACTTTTGCAGAAGCAGAAAAAGAAAAAAATACAATTACAACATCAGATAATCCAGAAGCTTGGATATTAATTCAATCTTTATAG
- a CDS encoding helix-turn-helix domain-containing protein, translating to MQSLSEAASYALRFINQTHQSVFLTGKAGTGKTTLLKEIIATTHKNTVVVAPTGIAALNAGGVTIHSMFQLPFGGFIPDNSAPQFSDTTKFETKATLRRHFKMSGQKRAVIRNMELLIIDEVSMLRADLLDAMDYMMQTVRRKSAPFGGVQVLFIGDLLQLPPIIRDDEWRTLRNYYRGKFFFHAHVIQQFPPLYIELSKIYRQTDDRFISVLNNLRNNEITPIDIQMLNEFVKPNFDLKSNKGYITLTTHNAKADVMNAQSLEDLEGKLTTFFPEITGDFPEKIYPVDPNLQLKVGAQIMFVKNDLSLDKNYFNGKMGIVKTMTSKEIWVHFPDEDKTIEVDKYEWQNIRYTVNEMTKEIEEEVLGTFVHYPIKLAWAITVHKSQGLTFDKAALDVSQVFLPGQAYVALSRLRSLNGLVLLSPLRMNGISNDQDVMDYAENKATEEALANALKRETKNFILNYLKNSFDWNELAQEWRNHQFSYNEDAENSVKYKHKAWVHNQAGVIWQLLEPSSKFLMQLDRLFHSEQLEFSHISDRINAAFNYFMDPMDKLVYEILWKIEEVKRIKKAKAFYDELTLLDDLQTKAVLQLMKAKLMMATLVKGETISKEKLTSEEIKKYKAIKIERVIEDFIKANITLIEDEKDAERYAPKKSAKKEPKKSTVQETYELWLEKKTVQEIATIRKFTQETILSHLTKLIQSKTIRINEVFSEEKITALSEAFAGYKEESVSPLKEKYGDQFSWEELRMFKASLNV from the coding sequence ATGCAATCTTTATCTGAAGCCGCTTCTTATGCTCTCCGTTTTATCAATCAAACGCATCAATCTGTTTTTCTTACCGGAAAAGCAGGAACAGGTAAAACTACACTTTTAAAGGAAATCATCGCAACAACACATAAGAATACAGTGGTTGTGGCTCCAACGGGTATTGCAGCGCTGAATGCTGGTGGGGTTACAATTCATTCTATGTTTCAATTGCCTTTTGGTGGATTTATTCCAGACAATTCTGCTCCCCAGTTTTCTGATACGACTAAGTTTGAAACCAAAGCTACTTTGCGTAGGCATTTTAAAATGAGTGGACAAAAACGCGCAGTCATTCGGAATATGGAATTGCTTATCATAGATGAAGTCAGTATGTTACGAGCTGATTTGTTAGATGCAATGGATTATATGATGCAAACCGTTAGAAGGAAATCGGCTCCTTTTGGTGGTGTCCAAGTATTATTTATTGGGGATTTATTACAGCTTCCGCCTATCATTCGAGATGATGAATGGCGTACACTTCGAAATTATTACAGAGGAAAATTCTTTTTTCATGCACATGTGATTCAGCAATTTCCACCATTGTACATCGAATTGTCTAAAATTTACAGACAAACCGATGATCGATTCATTTCTGTTTTGAATAATCTGCGGAATAATGAAATCACGCCGATTGATATTCAGATGCTGAACGAATTTGTTAAACCTAATTTTGATTTGAAATCCAATAAAGGTTACATTACCTTGACGACCCACAATGCCAAAGCCGATGTGATGAATGCGCAATCACTTGAAGACTTGGAAGGGAAGTTAACTACCTTTTTTCCTGAGATTACTGGTGATTTCCCCGAAAAAATATATCCAGTAGATCCCAATTTGCAGTTAAAAGTAGGCGCTCAGATTATGTTTGTCAAAAATGATTTGTCGCTTGATAAAAATTATTTCAACGGAAAAATGGGTATTGTCAAAACAATGACCAGCAAAGAAATTTGGGTTCATTTTCCAGATGAAGATAAAACCATTGAAGTCGACAAGTACGAATGGCAAAATATTCGGTACACTGTCAATGAGATGACCAAGGAAATAGAGGAGGAGGTATTGGGTACATTTGTGCATTACCCGATCAAGTTGGCATGGGCGATTACTGTTCACAAAAGTCAGGGATTAACTTTTGACAAAGCTGCGCTCGATGTATCGCAAGTTTTCCTGCCTGGGCAGGCTTATGTAGCATTATCGCGTTTGCGATCCTTAAATGGGCTTGTTTTGCTTTCTCCATTACGAATGAATGGCATTTCAAACGATCAGGATGTGATGGATTACGCAGAGAACAAAGCCACTGAAGAAGCGCTTGCGAATGCCTTAAAACGAGAAACCAAGAATTTTATTCTGAACTATCTCAAAAACAGCTTTGATTGGAACGAGTTGGCACAAGAATGGCGCAATCACCAGTTCAGTTACAACGAAGATGCCGAAAACTCTGTAAAATATAAACATAAAGCATGGGTTCACAACCAAGCTGGAGTTATTTGGCAATTGTTAGAACCTTCTTCTAAGTTTTTAATGCAATTGGATCGATTGTTCCACAGTGAACAGTTGGAGTTCAGTCATATTTCAGATCGGATAAATGCTGCCTTTAATTATTTTATGGATCCGATGGACAAGTTGGTTTACGAAATCCTTTGGAAAATTGAAGAGGTAAAACGAATCAAAAAGGCCAAAGCTTTTTATGATGAATTAACCCTACTTGACGATTTGCAAACCAAAGCGGTACTTCAACTGATGAAAGCCAAATTAATGATGGCCACATTGGTAAAAGGTGAAACGATCTCTAAAGAAAAATTGACCTCCGAAGAAATAAAAAAGTACAAAGCCATAAAGATAGAACGCGTCATTGAAGATTTTATAAAGGCGAATATTACTTTGATTGAGGACGAAAAAGATGCTGAACGTTACGCTCCCAAGAAATCAGCCAAAAAGGAACCCAAAAAATCTACTGTACAAGAAACTTACGAGCTTTGGTTGGAAAAGAAAACAGTTCAAGAAATTGCCACTATCCGCAAGTTTACCCAGGAAACCATTTTGTCACATCTCACCAAATTGATTCAATCTAAAACCATTAGGATTAATGAAGTATTTTCTGAAGAAAAAATAACGGCTCTGTCTGAGGCTTTTGCAGGTTACAAAGAGGAATCAGTTTCTCCCTTAAAAGAAAAATACGGGGACCAATTTTCTTGGGAAGAACTTAGAATGTTTAAAGCGAGTTTGAATGTATAA
- a CDS encoding COG4705 family protein — MTHVQHRSTLAEVTFSFWIMKICATTLGETAGDLFSMTLDFGYAISSLLLLGFFLVSLIIQLKSQKYDPIKYWAVILATSTAGTTISDFMDRTLELGYAKGSLLLICLLLLTLAIWHYKEKSLSVTTITNLNSELFYWTAILFSNTLGTAFGDYLADNSGLGFSGGAIFIGILLLLISLAYYFTTISRILLFWIAFILTRPFGATFGDLLTKSNLKGGFNLGTIGSSLVLFFILFILILISKNKIAKNIVSK, encoded by the coding sequence ATGACACACGTACAACATAGAAGTACTTTAGCAGAAGTTACATTCTCTTTTTGGATAATGAAAATTTGTGCTACTACACTAGGAGAAACTGCTGGTGATTTGTTTTCTATGACTTTAGATTTTGGGTATGCTATTAGTTCTTTACTTCTACTTGGATTTTTTCTTGTTTCTTTAATTATTCAATTAAAGTCCCAAAAGTATGATCCTATAAAATACTGGGCTGTAATTCTTGCAACTAGCACTGCAGGAACTACAATTTCTGATTTTATGGATCGAACATTAGAATTGGGTTATGCAAAAGGTTCTTTACTTTTAATTTGTTTATTACTTTTAACTTTAGCAATATGGCATTATAAAGAAAAATCGTTGTCCGTTACTACTATTACCAACTTGAATAGTGAATTGTTTTATTGGACGGCCATACTTTTTTCTAATACCTTAGGAACTGCATTTGGAGATTATTTAGCTGACAATTCTGGATTAGGTTTTTCTGGTGGCGCTATCTTTATAGGAATTTTATTATTATTAATAAGTTTGGCTTATTATTTTACAACAATATCTCGCATCCTTTTGTTTTGGATCGCCTTTATTTTAACACGTCCTTTTGGCGCTACTTTTGGTGATTTATTAACTAAATCAAACTTAAAAGGAGGTTTTAACCTCGGAACAATTGGATCATCATTAGTTTTGTTTTTTATTCTTTTTATTTTAATACTTATTTCAAAAAATAAAATTGCTAAAAACATCGTATCCAAATAA
- a CDS encoding OmpH family outer membrane protein — MKKALLFIAISISLVSCDKKSEVKEFKTAYVDTAELMKEYTETKDLEAKYKGQAAEKGRQLEAEISRFKQDAANFQRNAQANGQEWAQKNGAELQRREQQLAQAQQGLQMQLQQESGKEMDSLVKGVKKFIKDYGKEKGYDYIYGTGDAASVLYAEEKYDITKDIVKLLNEKYKSAAKTEETKK, encoded by the coding sequence ATGAAGAAAGCATTATTATTTATCGCAATTTCAATATCACTTGTTTCTTGTGATAAAAAATCAGAAGTAAAAGAATTTAAAACAGCGTATGTAGATACAGCTGAATTGATGAAAGAATATACCGAGACTAAAGATTTAGAAGCAAAATATAAAGGGCAAGCTGCTGAAAAGGGAAGACAACTAGAAGCCGAAATTAGCAGATTCAAACAAGATGCTGCAAATTTTCAACGTAATGCTCAAGCAAATGGACAAGAATGGGCTCAAAAAAATGGCGCTGAATTGCAACGTAGAGAGCAACAATTAGCTCAGGCACAGCAAGGTTTGCAAATGCAATTACAACAAGAAAGTGGAAAAGAAATGGATTCTCTTGTAAAAGGAGTTAAAAAATTTATTAAGGATTACGGTAAAGAAAAAGGATATGATTATATCTACGGAACTGGTGATGCTGCTTCTGTTTTGTATGCTGAAGAAAAATATGATATTACAAAAGATATTGTAAAATTATTAAATGAAAAATACAAATCTGCTGCTAAAACAGAAGAAACTAAAAAGTAA
- a CDS encoding class I SAM-dependent methyltransferase: MDITNKKHFLTVKDFSVSQEVFELFHDEDLDMLITHPQPSLDVLGKYYESVDYISHTDSKRSLFEKAYHFVKNIALKNKLDLINSHQPSKGLILDIGAGTGDFLTVAQKDGWKTIGVEPSEKAKSIAKGKGVTFVENTVELESHIFDVISMWHVLEHVPNLEEQIKELKRLLKPNGTLIIAVPNFKSFDAKYYENFWAAYDVPIHFWHFSKMAIQKLFAIENMKLEKVLPMKFDSFYVSLLSEKYKTGKMNYIKAFIIGLQSNWKAKQKMEYSSHIYILKNN, encoded by the coding sequence ATGGACATTACAAACAAAAAACATTTTCTTACGGTTAAAGATTTTTCAGTTTCTCAAGAAGTTTTCGAGCTTTTTCATGATGAAGATTTAGATATGCTTATCACACATCCACAACCTAGTTTGGATGTTTTAGGAAAATACTATGAAAGTGTTGACTATATTTCACATACGGACTCCAAAAGATCCTTGTTTGAGAAGGCTTATCATTTTGTTAAAAATATAGCTTTAAAAAATAAACTCGATTTAATTAATTCTCATCAACCTTCAAAAGGTTTGATTTTGGATATTGGTGCTGGTACTGGAGATTTTTTAACTGTTGCACAAAAGGATGGTTGGAAAACAATAGGAGTAGAGCCTAGTGAAAAAGCTAAGTCTATTGCCAAAGGAAAAGGTGTTACTTTTGTTGAAAATACTGTTGAATTGGAAAGCCATATTTTTGATGTAATTTCGATGTGGCATGTTTTAGAACACGTTCCTAATTTAGAAGAACAAATCAAAGAGTTGAAAAGATTGCTTAAACCAAATGGAACTTTAATTATTGCAGTTCCTAATTTCAAATCTTTTGATGCAAAATATTACGAAAATTTTTGGGCTGCTTATGATGTGCCAATTCATTTTTGGCATTTCTCAAAAATGGCTATTCAAAAATTATTTGCAATTGAGAATATGAAATTAGAAAAAGTGCTTCCAATGAAATTTGATTCTTTTTATGTAAGTCTACTTTCTGAAAAATACAAAACAGGAAAAATGAATTATATTAAAGCTTTTATCATTGGTTTGCAATCGAATTGGAAAGCAAAACAAAAAATGGAATATTCATCGCATATTTACATCCTTAAAAACAACTAA
- the mnmG gene encoding tRNA uridine-5-carboxymethylaminomethyl(34) synthesis enzyme MnmG, which translates to MFLEEYDVIVVGAGHAGSEAAAAAANLGSKTLLVTMSLQNIAQMSCNPAMGGIAKGQIVREIDALGGYSGIVSDRTAIQFKMLNKSKGPAMWSPRVQSDRMRFAEEWRMMLEGTPNLDFYQEMVKGLIIENGKIKGIKTSLGVEIRSKSVVLTNGTFLNGLIHIGEKQFGGGRAGESAAYGITEDLIKAGFEAGRMKTGTPPRVDGRSLDYSKMNEEKGDAIPDKFSYSDLTKPLVIQKSCHMTYTSNEVHNILREGFDRSPMFNGRIKSIGPRYCPSIEDKINRFADKERHQLFVEPEGWNTCEVYVNGFSTSLPEDIQFKALRSVVGFENVKFFRPGYAIEYDYFPPTQLKHTLETKLVEGLYFAGQINGTTGYEEAASQGLMAGINAHLKVHEQAPLILKRDEAYIGVLIDDLITKGTEEPYRMFTSRAEYRTLLRQDNADFRLTPLSYEIGLASEARLRRMEHKLNESEKMVSFFKETSVSVAETNPILESKETALISQGDKMFKVFSRPQIDLEDIMKFEKVKEYVAENNLDQEILEQAEIQVKYSGYIEKERNNADKLTRLEDVKIPENFDYNKIKSMSIEAKQKLAKIRPVTISQASRISGVSPSDVSVLLIYMGR; encoded by the coding sequence ATGTTTTTAGAAGAATACGATGTAATTGTGGTGGGAGCGGGTCATGCTGGTTCTGAAGCTGCAGCAGCTGCTGCTAATTTGGGATCTAAAACTTTATTGGTAACAATGAGTTTGCAAAACATTGCGCAAATGTCTTGTAATCCTGCAATGGGTGGAATCGCAAAAGGACAAATTGTTCGTGAGATTGATGCACTTGGTGGTTACTCAGGAATTGTTTCGGATCGAACGGCAATTCAATTCAAGATGTTGAATAAATCAAAAGGTCCAGCAATGTGGTCGCCAAGAGTTCAGAGTGATCGTATGCGTTTTGCCGAAGAATGGAGAATGATGTTAGAAGGAACACCAAATCTTGATTTTTATCAAGAAATGGTAAAGGGGTTGATTATTGAAAACGGAAAAATTAAAGGTATTAAAACTTCGCTTGGAGTTGAGATTCGTTCCAAATCGGTTGTCCTTACTAATGGAACTTTTTTAAATGGTTTAATTCATATTGGTGAAAAACAATTTGGCGGAGGTCGTGCAGGGGAGAGTGCTGCGTATGGAATTACCGAAGATTTGATTAAAGCTGGTTTTGAAGCAGGGAGAATGAAAACGGGTACGCCACCTAGAGTTGATGGGCGATCTTTGGATTATTCAAAAATGAATGAAGAAAAAGGAGATGCAATACCTGATAAGTTTTCATATTCTGATTTGACCAAACCTTTAGTTATTCAAAAATCGTGTCATATGACTTATACCTCAAATGAGGTGCATAATATTTTGAGAGAAGGTTTTGATCGCTCTCCAATGTTTAACGGAAGAATAAAAAGTATTGGTCCGAGATACTGTCCGTCTATTGAAGATAAAATTAATCGTTTTGCTGATAAAGAGCGTCACCAATTATTTGTCGAACCTGAGGGGTGGAATACTTGTGAGGTTTATGTGAATGGTTTTTCAACTTCTTTGCCGGAGGATATACAATTTAAAGCTTTGCGTTCTGTTGTTGGTTTTGAGAATGTAAAATTCTTTCGTCCAGGTTATGCTATCGAATATGATTATTTTCCGCCAACACAGTTGAAACATACTCTTGAAACTAAATTGGTAGAAGGTTTGTATTTTGCTGGACAAATTAATGGAACTACAGGTTATGAAGAAGCAGCTTCTCAAGGTTTGATGGCTGGTATCAATGCGCATTTGAAAGTACATGAACAAGCTCCATTAATTCTAAAAAGGGATGAAGCTTATATCGGTGTTTTGATTGATGACTTAATTACGAAAGGAACTGAAGAACCTTATCGTATGTTTACGTCTCGTGCGGAATATAGAACATTGTTGCGTCAGGATAATGCTGATTTTAGATTAACACCACTTTCGTATGAAATTGGTTTAGCATCGGAAGCACGTTTGCGTAGAATGGAACATAAACTGAATGAGTCTGAAAAAATGGTTTCTTTCTTTAAGGAAACAAGTGTTTCTGTAGCTGAGACTAATCCTATTTTAGAATCTAAAGAAACGGCTCTTATTTCTCAAGGAGATAAAATGTTTAAAGTTTTTTCTAGGCCTCAAATCGATTTGGAAGATATTATGAAGTTTGAAAAGGTTAAGGAGTATGTAGCTGAAAATAATTTAGATCAAGAAATTTTAGAGCAAGCTGAAATTCAAGTTAAGTATTCTGGTTATATCGAAAAAGAAAGAAATAATGCTGATAAGCTTACACGATTGGAAGATGTGAAAATTCCAGAAAATTTCGATTATAATAAAATCAAATCGATGTCAATTGAAGCTAAACAAAAATTAGCTAAAATACGTCCTGTTACCATTTCTCAAGCTTCTAGAATTAGTGGAGTTTCTCCTAGTGATGTTTCGGTGCTTTTGATTTATATGGGCAGGTAG
- the ybeY gene encoding rRNA maturation RNase YbeY, whose amino-acid sequence MINFNYESDFNLDNEDAIATWLSAVILSEKKTEGEINYIFCDDEYLHKINLEYLNHDTLTDIISFDYTMGNEISGDIFVSIERVIDNAKDYNTLFEDELKRVLVHGVLHYCGYKDKSSSDEKLMRNKEDEKIAMFHVKQ is encoded by the coding sequence ATGATCAATTTTAACTACGAATCCGATTTTAATTTAGATAACGAAGATGCAATTGCTACTTGGTTAAGCGCTGTTATTCTTTCTGAAAAGAAAACAGAAGGTGAAATTAATTATATCTTTTGTGATGATGAATACCTTCACAAGATTAACTTAGAGTATCTTAATCATGATACACTTACTGATATTATAAGTTTCGATTACACTATGGGTAATGAAATTAGTGGTGATATTTTTGTATCTATCGAAAGAGTTATTGATAATGCAAAAGATTATAATACTTTATTTGAAGACGAATTGAAACGCGTATTAGTTCACGGTGTTTTACATTACTGTGGATATAAAGATAAATCTTCATCCGATGAAAAACTTATGCGCAACAAAGAAGATGAAAAAATTGCTATGTTCCACGTGAAACAGTAG